The DNA segment AGCTTGACGATCTCGCAGGCCGCGGCGACCCGCTCGAAGCGGGCCAGTGCGTCGTTGTGCTCGCCGACGAGCGCGGGGCGGATGTTCGCGTCGACGCTCGCGGTGACGCCGGCCGGCAGGGCCTCGAGCAGCTCGACGATCGCGGAGCCGCCCGGCTCGAGGTAGACGGCGATCGAGCCGGTGTGCACGTGGGTCGCGCTCGAGGGATCGGCGGCCGGCGGGTTCCAGGAGAGGTCGAAGTCGTACTCGGCGGAGCCGTCCTCCTGCAGGCGGGCCCGGGCGGTCGAGGTGCGCTCGGCGTCGCCGTGCAGCACGGTCACGCCGGAGGCGCCCAGGTGCTCGGCGATGCGCCGGCCGCGCTCGTCGTCGGCGATGTCGGTGACGAGGGTCGCCTCGCGGCCGAGGCGGGCGAGGGTGAGCGCGACGTTCGCGGGCGAGCCGCCCACGTGCTCGGTGCTCTCGCCGTCGCGCTCGACGATGTCGATCAGGGCTTCGCCGATGACGAGGATGCGGGGCGCCGCGCTGTCGCGGACGTCGGTGGAGGACATCCCGCCATCATGCCGGTCCGCGCGGCACCGCCGCGAGACCTCCCGCGCCTCGTCAGGTTCCGGCGGGGAGTCCGGCCAGCACCTCGTCCACCGTGGTCAGGGTGATCAGCGGTCCGAACAGCGCCATCGCGTCGAGCGCGCGGGCGTGATCGGCCTCGGAGGCGCCCGCGCAGGCATCGGTCACGACCCGCACCTGCACGCCGGCGTCGGCCGCGGCGAGCGCCGTCGCCAGCACGCAGCAGTCGGTCGAGACGCCGGTCAGCACCATCGAGCGGGAGTCGTCGAGCAGCGCCTCGAGCTCGGCGCCCCACTTGCCGAAGGTCGGCGCGGTGATCGTGCGGTGCCCCTCGACGCCGGGGACCAGCGCGTAGAGCGGATCCTCGTCCGGGACGAGCGCGAACGGCCAGTCCCGGTAGTAGGGGATCCAGGCGCCGCGGGGCTGGGGCGGTGCGACGAAGCGGGTGGTGACCACCCGCTCGCCGAAGTGCGGGAGCAGCCGGGTCGTCCCCTCCGCCGCGCGGTCGAACTCCTTCGACGCCCACGGCGAGGACACGTCGGCGAAGACCTGCTGCAGGTCGATCGCGACGAGCAGGCTCACGCGTCGGCCTCCTGGCGCCGCACCGCGGAGCGCGAGAGGACGAGCGTGCCGACGAAGCCGATCACGAGGGCGACCAGCACGCCGAGGTTCGCCCCGGCCCACTCGCCGTCGCGCCCGCCGATCGGGCCGAGCAGGTAGCCCTCCCACTCGAAGCCGGGGGAGTAGTTGACGACGAGGCCCCAGCCGATCACGGCGCCGATCACCACGAGCAGCACCGGTGCGAGCGAGACGCTGCCGTAGCGGCCCCGCGAGGTGTAGAGCGCCTCCTGGTCGTAGTCGCGGCGGCGGAGGAGCAGGTCGGCCAGGAACACGCCGAGCCAGCCCGCGATCGGCACGCCGAGGGTGATGAGGAAGCCCTGGAACGGGCCGAGGAAGTCGCCCGCGACGAAGACGACGTAGATCGCGCCGAGCACCATCAGCACGCCGTCGATGCCGGCGGCGACCGGCCGGGACACCTTGAGGCCGGTGCTGAGCAGCGCGAGGCCCGAGGAGTAGATGTCCATCACCGCGCCGCCGATCAGCCCCAGCAGGGCCACCACGATGAAGGGGAGCAGGAACCAGGTCGGCAGGATGCTCGCGAGCGCGCCGATCGGGTCGGCCGCGATCGCGTCGGACAGCTCCGTCGAGGAGGCGGCGAGCAGCAGGCCGACCACCACGAGCACGACGGGCGCTACTGCGCCGCCGATCGTGGTCCAGCCGATGACCCCGGCGGTGCCGGCGGTGCGCGGCAGGTAGCGCGAGTAGTCGGCCGCCGCGTTCACCCAGCCCAGCCCGAAGCCGGTCATCATGAAGACGAGTCCGCCGATCACGGCCCCCGCCGATCCCGAGGGCAGGCTGCCGACGGCGGCGAGGTCGATGCGGTCGAGCACGAGCACGACGTAGACCACGGTCAGCACGGCGGTCGCGATCGTGATCGCGAGCTGGAGCCGCATGATCAGCCGGAAGCCGGCGATCCCGGCGATCACGATCAGCGCCGCGACGACGATCAGCGCGACGACCTTGGTCAGCACGCCGCCGTCCCAGCCGAACTCCTCGAAGACGGTCGCCGTCGCGAGAACGGCGAGCGAGGCGAGCACCGTCTCCCAGCCCACCGTGAGCAGCCAGGAGATCACCGCGATCAGCCGGTTGCCGTCGACGCCGAAGGAGGCGCGGCTGAGCACCATCGTCGGCGCCGAGCCGCGCTTGCCGGCGACCGCGACGAAGCCGCAGAAGAGGAAGGAGACGACGATCCCGATCACGGCGACCGCGGTCGCCTGCCAGAAGGACAGGCCGAAGCCGAGCAGGAACGAGCCGTAGCTCAGCCCCAGCACCGAGACGTTGGCCGCGAACCACGGCCAGAACAGGTCGCGGGGGCGGCCGTGCCGCTCCGACTCCTGGATGGTGTCGAGACCGTTGAGCTCGATGCCGCCGGCGGGGCGGGTGGTCGGTTCGGGAGAGGTCATGACATCCCTCGTTGTCGCGCGGAAGGCCCGGGCGAACGCCGGATCCTGTCGAATGTAGTGCAGGATCGGCGCCCGATCGCGGCGGGCCGGAAGACCGGTGGACGACTCCGCGAGGTCCGCTCCTGGGGAGGAGACCCGCGGCCCCTCCCGCTCAGTCCTCCGCGCGCTCCAGCAGCCCCCGCAGCGTCTCGAGGTCCGCCGCGACCCGGTCGCAGTCCTCGTCCCACTGCTCGAGCGTCATGCCGTCGTACCGGCGGACGGTGAAGGCGACCTCCGCGCCGTCGCCGTTGGCGAGGATCCGGAGCGGGTTGTCGAAGACCCGGCCGCCCTCGGTGATCACCCGGTGATCCGCCACGCCGTAGGGATTCCGAGGCGCGAAGACGATCTCGACCCGGCCCATCGGCGAGTCGGCGAACCAGTGGCCGTCCACCTCCTCGACGGACGCCTGCGCGAGCCCCGCCGCCCAGAGCGACAGGTTCGAGGGATCGACGACGAAGGAGTACACCTCGTCCGCCGGCGCGTCGATCACGACACCGACCGGGCGCGACTCGTACAGGACCATCTCAGTCTCCCTCCGCGGCGAAGCTCGCCACGAGCAGCGCCGCGAGCGCGGTCCGCTCGAGCATCCCCTCGATGCTCACCGATTCTCCCCGGGCGTGCGCGCCCTCGCCAGGGGCGCCGAGCCCGTCGAGCACGGGGATCCCGAGCGCGGCGATCAGGTTGCCGTCGCTGGCGCCGCCCACCGCGGTCTCGGTCAGCGGCAGATCCATCGTCTTGGCCACCCGCTCGGCCCGGCGGTAGAGCGCGCCGACGGCGGCCGTCCGCTCGAAGACGGGCCGCTGCCACGAGCCGCGGACCTCGATCCGGATCCGCGGGTCCGACGCCTCGAGCGCGTTCATCTCGGCCTCCACCCGCGCCGCCTCGGCCGCGCCGCGGATCCGCACCTCGAGCTCGAGCCGCACCTTCGCGGTCGTCACGTTCACCCGGCTGCCGCCCTTGACCACGCCGATGTTGACGGTCGTCCCCGCCTCCGGCCGAGCGATCCCGAGCACCCGAGGGATCAGCGCGCCGAGCTCGTGGATCGCGCTCGCCCCCTTCTCGGGCTCGACGCCCGCGTGCGCCTCGATCCCGACGACGTCGACGACGAAGTTGCCGATGCCCTTGCGCGCCGTCTTCACCGCGGTCCCGATCGCCCCCTCGAAGACGAGCGCCGCCTCCGCCCCGCGGCTCTGGTGCTCGAGGAAGCTGCGCGAGGTGAGGCTGCCGACCTCCTCGTCGCCGTTCATCACCAGGCGGACGGCCGGGTGCGCCAGGCGGGCGTGCCGCAGCGCGAGCACGAGCCAGACCATCTGCACCAGGCCGACCTTCATGTCGTAGCTGCCTGGGCCGCTCAGGCGGTCGCCGTCGATCGCGAACGGCCAGCCGCGGGGCGTGCCGAGCGGCCAGACGGTGTCGTAGTGCCCCACCAGCGCCACGAACGGGCGCGACCCACGCGGTCCGCGCCCCGGGGCGCTGCCCGGGAAGGTCCAGCTCGACGCGCTCGGGCAGTCCTGCTCGCGGAGGTGCTCGAGCTCGCCCGCGTGGCCGAGCCGCTCGCCGACCCAGTGCACGAGGAACGCGTGCAGCTCGTCGAGCGCCTCGAGGGAGTCGCTCGGGCTCTCCATCATCACGAGGTGGCGGACGTCGTCGAGGATGCGCGCGCGCTGGTCGCGGAGGAAGGTGCGGACGCGGGCGGCGTCGGCGGCATCGGGGAAGGTCACCGCTCCGGAGTACCAGAGTGCGGCGCCCGGCGCGAACCGGGGCCGCGGGTGAACCGGACGCCGCCCCTCTACGTTGAAGGAGGAGAGGTGGAGATGTCCGAGGATCAGGCCGAGATGCTGCGTGCCCTGCACGACGAGCACTCGGCGGCGCTGTGGCGCTTCGTCCTCCGGCTCACGGGCGACCGCCAGCTGGCGGAGGACGTGGTGCAGGAGGCGTTGCTGCGCGCCTGGAAGCACCCGGAGATCCTGGCCCAGGGCGAGGCCGCGGCCCGCTCCTGGCTCTACACCGTCGCCCGCAACATCGTCATCGACGACCGCCGCAGCGCCCGGCACAACCGCGAGTTCGGCACCGACGAGGTGCCCGAGCGCGCGCACGGCGACCGCACCGACCAGGTGCTGGACGCCTGGCTGCTCTCGGAGGCGCTGAGCACCCTCAGCCACGACCACCGCGCGGTGATCGTGCACGCCTACTACGGCGGGCGCACGGTCAGCGAGATCGCCGAGCTGCTGGGCATCGCGCCCGGAACGGTGAAGTCGCGGATGCACTACGGGATGCGGGCGCTGAAGCTCGCCCTCCAGGAGAAAGGCGTGACCGAACCGTGAGCACCGAGCAGCAGAGCGACGACGCCTTCCGCGACGACGCCTTCCGCGACTGGGACGCGGCGTACCTCCTCGGCGCGCTCTCGCCCGCCGACCGCCGCGCCTACGAGCAGCACCTGCGGGGCTGCGCCGGCTGCCGCGAGGCGCTGGGCGAGTTCGTCGCGATCCCCGGCCTGCTCGCGCATCTGCCGCAGGAGGACGCGCTCGCGCTGCTCGAGACGGAGCAGCGCGTCGAGGAGTCCGCCCCGCCCGCCCTGCTCGCGCACCTCGCCCGGGCGACCGATGCGCTCCGCCGCCGCACCCGCTTCCGCATCGCCGGCCTCGTGCTCGCCGCCGCCGGGGTCTCCGCGGCCGCCGCGATCGCCCTCCCGCTCGTGGTCGGCACCCCGCCCACGGTGGTCGAGAACACGGTGGCTCTCGCCGCGGCGCCCGGCGTCCCGGTCGAGGCGTCGGTCCGCTTCGTTCCGGAGGCGTGGGGCACGCGGATCGACATGGACTGCAGCTGGGAGGAGAGCGGCGCGGCGACCGGGGGCGCGGCGTCCGTCGGCTACGTGATGTACGTGACCGACACGGCCGGCTCCACGGAGCCGATCGGCTCGTGGACGAGCACGCCCGGCTCGACGGTGGAGCCGAGCCTCTCGACCGGTCTGCCGCTGGCCGAGATCGCCTCGGTCGAGGTGCGCCTGCAGGGCTCCGAGCAGGTCGTCCTCACCGGCAGCCCCTG comes from the Rathayibacter festucae DSM 15932 genome and includes:
- a CDS encoding M20/M25/M40 family metallo-hydrolase, with the protein product MTFPDAADAARVRTFLRDQRARILDDVRHLVMMESPSDSLEALDELHAFLVHWVGERLGHAGELEHLREQDCPSASSWTFPGSAPGRGPRGSRPFVALVGHYDTVWPLGTPRGWPFAIDGDRLSGPGSYDMKVGLVQMVWLVLALRHARLAHPAVRLVMNGDEEVGSLTSRSFLEHQSRGAEAALVFEGAIGTAVKTARKGIGNFVVDVVGIEAHAGVEPEKGASAIHELGALIPRVLGIARPEAGTTVNIGVVKGGSRVNVTTAKVRLELEVRIRGAAEAARVEAEMNALEASDPRIRIEVRGSWQRPVFERTAAVGALYRRAERVAKTMDLPLTETAVGGASDGNLIAALGIPVLDGLGAPGEGAHARGESVSIEGMLERTALAALLVASFAAEGD
- a CDS encoding cysteine hydrolase family protein, with amino-acid sequence MSLLVAIDLQQVFADVSSPWASKEFDRAAEGTTRLLPHFGERVVTTRFVAPPQPRGAWIPYYRDWPFALVPDEDPLYALVPGVEGHRTITAPTFGKWGAELEALLDDSRSMVLTGVSTDCCVLATALAAADAGVQVRVVTDACAGASEADHARALDAMALFGPLITLTTVDEVLAGLPAGT
- a CDS encoding sigma-70 family RNA polymerase sigma factor — its product is MSEDQAEMLRALHDEHSAALWRFVLRLTGDRQLAEDVVQEALLRAWKHPEILAQGEAAARSWLYTVARNIVIDDRRSARHNREFGTDEVPERAHGDRTDQVLDAWLLSEALSTLSHDHRAVIVHAYYGGRTVSEIAELLGIAPGTVKSRMHYGMRALKLALQEKGVTEP
- a CDS encoding SRPBCC family protein; this translates as MVLYESRPVGVVIDAPADEVYSFVVDPSNLSLWAAGLAQASVEEVDGHWFADSPMGRVEIVFAPRNPYGVADHRVITEGGRVFDNPLRILANGDGAEVAFTVRRYDGMTLEQWDEDCDRVAADLETLRGLLERAED
- a CDS encoding purine-cytosine permease family protein, which gives rise to MTSPEPTTRPAGGIELNGLDTIQESERHGRPRDLFWPWFAANVSVLGLSYGSFLLGFGLSFWQATAVAVIGIVVSFLFCGFVAVAGKRGSAPTMVLSRASFGVDGNRLIAVISWLLTVGWETVLASLAVLATATVFEEFGWDGGVLTKVVALIVVAALIVIAGIAGFRLIMRLQLAITIATAVLTVVYVVLVLDRIDLAAVGSLPSGSAGAVIGGLVFMMTGFGLGWVNAAADYSRYLPRTAGTAGVIGWTTIGGAVAPVVLVVVGLLLAASSTELSDAIAADPIGALASILPTWFLLPFIVVALLGLIGGAVMDIYSSGLALLSTGLKVSRPVAAGIDGVLMVLGAIYVVFVAGDFLGPFQGFLITLGVPIAGWLGVFLADLLLRRRDYDQEALYTSRGRYGSVSLAPVLLVVIGAVIGWGLVVNYSPGFEWEGYLLGPIGGRDGEWAGANLGVLVALVIGFVGTLVLSRSAVRRQEADA
- a CDS encoding anti-sigma factor family protein, giving the protein MSTEQQSDDAFRDDAFRDWDAAYLLGALSPADRRAYEQHLRGCAGCREALGEFVAIPGLLAHLPQEDALALLETEQRVEESAPPALLAHLARATDALRRRTRFRIAGLVLAAAGVSAAAAIALPLVVGTPPTVVENTVALAAAPGVPVEASVRFVPEAWGTRIDMDCSWEESGAATGGAASVGYVMYVTDTAGSTEPIGSWTSTPGSTVEPSLSTGLPLAEIASVEVRLQGSEQVVLTGSP
- a CDS encoding carbohydrate kinase family protein, encoding MSSTDVRDSAAPRILVIGEALIDIVERDGESTEHVGGSPANVALTLARLGREATLVTDIADDERGRRIAEHLGASGVTVLHGDAERTSTARARLQEDGSAEYDFDLSWNPPAADPSSATHVHTGSIAVYLEPGGSAIVELLEALPAGVTASVDANIRPALVGEHNDALARFERVAAACEIVKLSDEDAEWLYPTMQLDEVLTRLLELGAQLAVVTRGGEGLLLASAVARATVPAARIVVADTIGAGDSAMGAILDEAFRQGLGAPNGLLLDEPSLRAIGHWAARVAGITTSRSGANPPTRAEL